TTGGGGTCTGCAGAGTGCTGAATagtttgtatttttgcatttcattcatacatttttttgtgaatgtgaaatttTGATAAGATAATAAAAGGATTAATAACTGCAGAcatcataaaaaacaaacaacacaactgtGCATGGTGATTGTGGTGGTGAAATATTAACAGAAATATATCAATGCATAtttagcaaaacaaaacaaaaaatgacaggTGAGGACAGCACCAAAACAAGTGTATGGCTTCATTGTCAAGTCCACAGAAAGAGCAATTAATATCAATGTAATTTCTTATTCTTTGCAAATAGTTTTTGCCAGCATTGATGGggaagtttgtttgtgtttaagtATCTTAAAAATAAGGTCTAAAAAAATTCCAGCGTAATTTTAAGACGAACCTTTCCAGTGAtggaccaaaaacaaaaagatttttcaaaaaaaaacaaaaaaaaacaaaaacacgagGAATACATtttgtaacaaaaataaacaagaagAAAAGGTTTCATATTTTGAGGCATTTAAAATGCCTATAGCCCTGATGGCTCTCTGATTTGTCAGTCCTCAGTAGTATTAGTATGATTTGCATTTAAACCAataactatttaaaaaatagattaataaaatataaaaaatgatcTCTGTTTGGATATTACAtggtgaaaaatatttttttttcctgtaaaatAATCTTAGTCGCGCGTAACATCCAGAAGAGCCGGTCTCCGTGACGTCATCACGTCGGTTAACTTCCTGTACACGCAGGGTCCGTTCCGCAAATCGTCCGCTGTTCTGGTTGAGAAGGCCAAATAGCGACACTTTGGTGAGTCTAAAAtcgtttttattaacaaaatcGTATATCTTACAAATTCGCGTTGCGTCACATCAAACAATTagtttataattatttatatttgatcTTGAAAGGAGTAAAAATTCCTTTAGTTCACCTCACGCGACCTTTGCACAAAAGTCCTTGACAGTATGTGATCTAACTTGGCTACTAATCAATGCTTTATTAGTTTGTCGATAAGCCTTCACTTTTCACAGACTAATATAAAGTCAGTTACCCTTTATTGTGCACATAAGAGTCGTGGTATGCTGCGAACTGGAGTGGTCATAAGGATATTCAGTGTGTGCTCTGCAAGCTAATtttagctaacgctagctaaaCAATGTCATGCCTCCGAAGTATGTTAGCATGAAGTGCCGGTGTTACATCAGGGTTAGCTTAGGTCAGTAATTCATGGTTAACGTTTACGTTAAGAGTTCACATCAAAGTTAGTTTGTTTTGGCTCAGTATATGACTTTGTAATGCAAAGTGACatgaggctaacgttagcaggtGAGACACTGACGTTACATCAAGTGCAGAACAGGTGAGTCAGAGATTGTTGTGTTTGCGGTGCACAGCGGCTTTAACCTCCAAACCTAGCATTACAGTAACATTAAAAATTTGCAATAAGGGTCATATTATAATTTTAAAACGTCGCACTGTCACCGTTTCGCATTCACCAGAATTAACCTTGCACTGTTTACATCATGGCCGACAAGTGAAAGTAGCGATGGACTGTTTACTTGAAGCCATTTTTTTGCTTCAAGTAATAGATATACTACCATGTTTAGATTCAGTCGCTATTTCTGAACTGTTCCTTAATGGCATCGTTTCTGGTTTCAGCTGCAAGACGTGATGGCTGCATCATTGCGTTTACTTTACTCCGTGTCAAGGCCAGGTAAGgtttctcatttacagtaacagaaacatacagttgCACGTGCAGAAATACTAGTTATTTGACTGTAACTGGCAGGAAAGTAGTTACACAATCAGTAAAACATATATGTAGTTTGGACATGGcacaataaatgtaaaatctcaaaCCACTTGGGGGTGTCAATAGTCAGAGCcatgacagattaaaaaacagattCCTAATAATAATATGCTCTTAACTTCACATCAGGTTCCTGTGTTGTTTCCTCCAGTTGCACAATCAGTGGGATGTATCTTAATCATAATGTgctttttaatttccttttagGCACTTTTTCGGCCAGCCAGAATCTAGTGAGGTCCTTCAGTGTGTCCGCACACAGGGAAGGATTCAGTAAGTACCAGTACAGCACACCAACACAGCTCAGGTGCTGACCTATGAAATCCTGACATGGAAATATATATACTGAGTTTGCTATAACGTGAcatgtaataaaaaacaatagaTACTTTATGTTGTTGTGAACTCAGACATTCAAAACTCATCGCATTTGCCGAGTAGCTTTGCATCCATGAGCTGCACTGTGAGGAAATGAAACCTAGGAAACAAGCAATAATCAGACATCGTCACAGTGGGTTCAGAAACATCCTTTTTTAGCAAAGTCTTGGAAGGCAGATGTATGCGTAGGTCATAAAGGGCACACAGGACTGTAAGTGCACGATCACACAAGAGAGTGAAATGCTGAATTAGGTGGTTATGGAAGctttgtgacatctagtggtgactgtttcacttcacttcacaaAGCAGGTTGAGAAGATATTTGCATTAAGTGGAACCCTTCTTAACTTCTGGCGGACTTTTGACTTGTGTTGGCAGCACCAggattacattttttgtttaaactCTTAGTTTAAACTCCAGTGGGTTATATAGAACCTGATAGTGGGACACAGCTAATATGGTGGCTGTCTCCTTTTTGAACTCTCTGATTCTCACCGATCACTCACAAGTCAGCACTATCAGGACTAATTACTATTGGTCGGTAATGTGAATTTGTGTCTTTGCCTCTGCAAGTGAATGCACAAGTAAAATTTGCTGTTATTACTTCTGGTGTAAATAAGTCAAAAGACCAAATTATACTCAATGCAACTGCATAGCAGCTGGGGTCTGAATGACATAAATGTTATCATGTGCTCATGCCCACAAGGGAGCACATCAGGAAAGTGTCATTCATATTATCCACTCACAGCAGCCTGCTGTGGATGTAAAGCACCTTTTAGGAGTGTCCTTAAAAAAGATGTATGAGTGACAAAGAGGAATGACTTAAAAAGACTGATTAAAGTGATTTCATCTCATGTGATATACACTCATAAATGTTAACATTTCACACACATATGGTCATCGTTAAAATTCAgtcacagtacacacacacccctctcaACACCAGCTCTCTCAcctacatgtgtttgtgtgcgcagAGTATGTGAACGCCCAGGAGGTCGCTACAGACATGAAGTCCATCACAGATCGAGCTGCTCAGACGCTGCTGTGGACAGAGCTCTTCAGAGGTCAGCTGAATGTCACACATATGAATAACAGTGCATATTACAGATGTGAGATTATTAAATTAATCTCACCTTCCTTTTCTTTATACTAGtagtcataccaaaaaaaatgtgactGCGTAGAGAAAAGGATCTGCATTGATGTCTGTTTTTCATGCAATATTGCCCTGCTTGGCGCCATTTGAACCAATCAACATGTGACCACAGAGATATGGctttatttattgtcttttcTTACTTGGTTTCTTTTGGAATAATTTCAGGATTATCACAATGTATTTTGTACTTGCATGTTCATGTTTACAATGCTTCATATGGACATTAGGGCAATGTGTACAGAGTAAATAGTGCCAGATAGAGTTCCACCACAGGAGGTGGTTTGGCTGCTGTTTTTCCATAATCAAAGTTCTTTGTCCATGTGATCAGTGTCAGTTTGggggatgtttttttctcattcataCATGAATGCGTGTGTTGTGACGTCAGGGCTGGGCATGACAATGAGCTACCTGCTTAGAGAACCCGCCACTATCAACTACCCGTTTGAGAAGGGACCTCTGTCGCCTCGCTTCAGAGGAGAACACGCACTGCGCAGGTGAGGgtaacagctgctgtctgaaAGCAGCTTAAAACTTACATTTGGAATATACTGTGTCATGTGTGACTTAGCATATCAGTTGATAGTGTCCAAAGCAGCACTTTATCAAATCTTAAAGTCTTTGTAATGATGTTACACCAGGTATCCTTCAGGAGAGGAGCGCTGCATCGCCTGCAAGCTGTGTGAAGCTATCTGCCCTgcgcaggtacacacacacacacacacacacacacacacaNacacacacacacacacacacacacacacacacacacacacacacacacacacacacacacacacacacacacacacattcaccagAGGTGGCTTAATTGCAgcatgtttgtcatttttaaatgaacaagACAAAGCTCATTTGGCTATTTGTATGTTTAAAGCCTTACTGTGAATAACACATGAAATGTATGatcaaatatacattttatgtCAGCTGGGAATAAATATAGGCACTTATATTCAATCTTAATAGCAGATAACAGTTTAGAGAAAAGCTCTGTCAGTCAGTCTAATTATCTTAAATGCTGTTTGTATCCAGGCCATCACCATCGAAGCAGAGACTCGTGCTGACGGCAGCAGGAGGACGACTCGCTACGACATTGACATGACCAAATGCATTTACTGTGGCTTCTGTCAGGAGGCGTGTCCTGTGGATGCCATCGTAGAGGTATGTTTATGGTCCTGGTGATTTATGACACATGGGATGCCTGCAGGTCCTCGGCATGTTTAGAGTTACAGTAAATTCAGTTTTGTGTGACACATATCGCACAATTGTTCTTTAAACAGTCCCCTTATTTCCATCTGACTGTGTGTCAACAAAGTCATACAATGCTGCAACACCTGAGAGGAAaattaattaaagaaaagaaTACGTACAAGTTGGAATGAAGTAAGAcctttactaaaaaaaaatatgttttcaaatCCATCAGTTATTCAGTCTAGGGTTGGGTGATATTGAAGTTCCCCTACTGACAATATTGCTGTAAGAAAAACTATTATGAAATTAAAagcaaaagagagagatggacaTACATATAGATCTCTTTGGACTGGAGATGCATGTGTTGCCATACCTGTAAGTGGCCACAAAGTGAGCAAGCGCTGTTTTACACAAGGGCATGCTGAGGTCAGTAAATCAGGTCAATCAATTTGTGAGATAACAGTGATTTTGAATGTGACGTTCCTCAATCCCGCTCCTATCTCTGATCCCTCGCCTCTCTTAcactcctctctccatcctctctctgtccttctgtcttCAGGGTCCCAATTTCGAGTTTTCCACTGAAACCCACGAAGAGCTGCTCTACAACAAGGAGAAGCTCCTCAACAACGGAGACAAGTGGGAGGCAGAGATAGCTGCTAATATACAAGCTGATTATCTGTATCGATAGACccccatccacacacactcccacacacacatacacagtgtacAGTTAGCACACACCAGAATAACCTCtgtgacacacacgcacacacatacgtccatactgtacatactgtaagAAGACTCGGCTGTGGATGTGCTTCAGGGTTGGATTTGGGACTTGCAGATGCATATTTTATTCAAaccaaacatcaacacatttccTCTGGTGTCAGTGTCATCCCTCTTTGATCTGATAAATATACCTTGATATGTCGCTGATTTTTACCATGTCATTGTTTTGATTACATATTTATTGTAGATTGATGAATACTGCACTGGTTGTCTGTGTGATGATGAGCGTACAACAGTGCAGCTGCCTCAGCGTGGTCCAGTCACCGGTCATGCTGTGGCAGCGTCGGTGCTGTACACTGATGGCAGATTGCAGATGTCCCACACAAGCTTACAtggattattttattatcttgGATGTCAGTGCAGAGTTTTGTGGTCTTTGTGCTGTTTCCACCCTGACTCAAGAAATAAAATTCTGGGATTAAAAAGTGTGTCGAGTGTAGTTCCATCTTGACTTTGGGAAAAGAAATGACAACAGTAAACCACATCTCAAGATCGCCAAGCTGAGCAGATCCATCCATCTATTGACTTAACTGTTcaagacaaacaaaagcaggtatgTTTTAACAAtagttcaggacatttccagtagtgtttgtagcaacaaaagcaggttttcctaaccttaacaaagaggtttttgtgcctaaaccctaccacatgttaaccacagagcTGTTGGAACAAAAAATTGATAAGtgaaatgttaagtttaaaTATACctgctacatatgaaacatataatgtaatatattcgtggcttgcagaaatgtacgatgccaacatttattctgatgATTGGGTTGCTTCTGTGACAGCAAAAACAGTACAACATGTCTAGTGGAGtgggtgctggaccaaagaAACGTCtggcaaagtaaaaaaataagtcTGCGCACCAAGCAGCAAGAGATTTAATGCAGAATGACGTTTGGAGCCACAtggctcttcctcagacttctgAAACATGACAAAGTCAGGATATAAAAAGTGTACTTGCTGGTATTCTCCccttaaatatttttcaaaagtAGCTTTGGTGCAATATTGGGGTACACAGGTACATGTATATGTATTTtcttggtttatttttttatgaatggGCTACAGGTGTGGCATGTCACATGACTGGCTCAGGCAGCACTATGGGTATTTAATATGGCGACTTTCTGTCATGTATcagaagtctgaggaagagccaTGTGGCTTCAAACATCACTGCATTAAAATCCTGAACAGAATCTACTTGGTGTGGACttaattgttttttactttgcttCTATAATAGTGCTTGAATAGCTGGGGATCCTGGGGTCAAACCAGTGATCCacttctcctctcttccttttgACCCACCTCATAGTGAAAATACAGGCAAAGTTTCAAGGAGGTGATATTACAAAGAAACATGATTTGGAGCACCCACATCAAAAGGAGATGATCAATCAACCATCTCAGAACactcagtgacacaaacacagagcatCACCTGAATCATCCTGAGGGCTTACCAAACATATAGAGTATCAGATCAAACTTtatgcagcagcagccaggGCCACAGCATCATCACACCAATTCAATAGAATACAAATCATTCAAAACGAGGTAATAAAAATTGCATACAGACTCCCATTTCACATCAGCACCCATTAAATCCAGTGTGTCCAGACTCAAAAcagcaaggcaagtttatttatacagcatgTTTAGGGGCTCTATTGGTTTGCCTTGATGATCTACTGATGTGGTGCCGCTGTGAATGAGATAACTCCTGCTGTCTCTTGTTTTTGTATTATTCTGTGGATGTTGTAAGCTATGTGATGAAGAGTAGTCATTACTGTGGTAACAACTAATGGGGATcctgaataaagaataaagcaCTTACATAAAACATCGTAAGCATCAGGACAAGGTGCAAAAGAATCATATtataaaaagacatttaaaacagttcatTAGAAGAGGAATTCATTTTGAAGAGGAATCAGTTTTGCAGTCATGAATAATTCTGATTTTATGTTGCTAATTATGAATTGCAGTCTGTGTcttgtctgtatttttattgtttgtacCTTGCACTGTTACTTGCGTTCTTGTTGCTGAGGTGTTTGTATCTTAAGACCCAGCCAGGGATGGGTATTGCAGATTATCTTAGGCTATAAATGCTGTTGTGAGTGGCATTAATGTATTCTATATACTTGTCCCcatacaaataaacatcaaataaataaagaagtaGAGAATagcaaaaaaaacttgaaatatATTTAGGTGGTATAAAatacaagaatgaaagttagaGGTATAAAGCCAGGTATATGATACAATAATACAAGACAGGTATGAACCATTCAAAGAGAGAAGCATCATCGTCAACATCCATAACACACAACCATAACCATCAAAATGTCACTAACAGTAGCCCCATGATCGCATCTCATTTCAACCTGTTAGTTATATTTATATTCCATACACCACATATATCAAATACATCatattttctattcatttttctcataatattattattaaaacttCATGTCTATTTAGTTGTCCTTGACCCAGCATGCCTGCAcaggtctgtttattttgattatttccctctgttttatttcaatttagTATTTATAGtgaaaattaatattaaaacagTTCAGGGTTCAGCAACACAGCCCTGGTCCCATGGgtgctctcctctctcctcccaccCTGAGCATCCTCCTCCAGGCTCGTGAACTAGCGGACGAACCGGAAACTGTAAAGCACAAACCGTTTGTCAGAGAAAATGAGGATACACTCAGGGGGTGATGATGTTAGCTGAGGAGagacagtggaggagaaaaggtgagactttatttgtttatctGTGGCTGTTAGTGTTCATCGATAACACTCCGGgttttaacagtttaacttCCGGGCTGCTCGCTGCTAACCTGTGTGAGCTTGTTAGCTTGGAGATGCTAATCCGCAACTGTGTGAATTAGCTCCGTGTTCATGAACCTGGCTGTTTTGACACACGAGGACGTTACTGTGACT
The window above is part of the Epinephelus moara isolate mb chromosome 5, YSFRI_EMoa_1.0, whole genome shotgun sequence genome. Proteins encoded here:
- the ndufs8a gene encoding NADH:ubiquinone oxidoreductase core subunit S8a, with protein sequence MAASLRLLYSVSRPGTFSASQNLVRSFSVSAHREGFKYVNAQEVATDMKSITDRAAQTLLWTELFRGLGMTMSYLLREPATINYPFEKGPLSPRFRGEHALRRYPSGEERCIACKLCEAICPAQAITIEAETRADGSRRTTRYDIDMTKCIYCGFCQEACPVDAIVEGPNFEFSTETHEELLYNKEKLLNNGDKWEAEIAANIQADYLYR